The sequence tttaaaactgTAACGAGTATACTAAATAACAATAGAAGAGTGTGTAGAGAGACCTGTTGAAAAGGGTTGTTGTACCCTTGCATCATCTGTGGACGATTGAAACCACGTCCTTGGGGATACATTGGGGGTCCACCACTGCTTGGTGGTCCTGGAAATGGACCCGAAGGAGCACCCATATAATGGCCTTGCGACATCTGAGTATTCATGCCTCCTTGCATTCCCTGATCCAACAACAAGTGACGATATCAATATCTATTTCAGCAGACTAGTATAATAAACAGATAGTACTCTAGAGATCTGAGATTCACACCATTGGTCCAGGTATCTGATGAGTCATAGGCATTGAGGAAGGTGGCATGTGAGGAGGCATTTGCATAGGCCGGGGATGATGAGGACGCAATGGCATATGAGACGCTGGTGGTCGCTGAAGATGAGGCATGTTGGGCATTGGAGGGATTTGCTGAGGATGATGACCTTGGTGGTGGTGTTGTTGCTGATACCCTTGCTGCTGGCTATTTCCAATAAGCGATGGGTGGGGACCAGGTGGCAGCGGAGGAGCCATACCGCCTGGAAGAGGTTGATTATGTTCCCCTTGTGAGGATGCATCAAATGGCATTGCTATCCCGATTCCAGGGATGGTCCCCTCATTCCGGGTCAGTCCAGGAACAAATGCTCCAGGAGTTGGCGATGCCTCGGATGGTTGGAAACTATCAGGCAGGCGATTGTTAAAACCTTGTTCATTATAGCCTGTTACAAATTAGACACACAGATTACAAGTTAAGCACTTCCATAAACAatgcaaataaatataaacactAGTTTCTGGCTATAATACAACTTGCAAGTACGAGCCCAACGTTAACTATCACAACATCCTTACTATTTATAAGGACGAAGGCATAATATTTATGCACATACACACACTTTCCGTATAGATGCCtactaaaaacataaatattaatacaCAAAAAAACCTTGGTTCTGCATAGTAAGGGCATCTCGAGGATTATCTGCAGGCCTGTTTCTGGACCAAAACTTGGTTGTGTGATCATTGCTACCACTGCACATATTAgggtaaataaaattaataatctgGTGGATAAAAACTGCTAAGGAACTCTTGAACCAGATTATCGTTCTACCTGCAAAGAAGATATCCAATAGGATGCCATGCAAGATCCCAAACACTGTTATCATGAGCATTTGAGATTTCAATCTGCGGGTTTTCATGCCTGAAATTAAGAAGAGTTTCATAATTAGACAAACACCAAACCACGAAATAAAAGGTTAAGAAAGATCCTACTAGCATGTACATGTGTCATGACTGGATATAAAATGTAGACAAGAAACATGATTTGATATATCCTTATAAATGATCAAAGCAACAGCAGCATGACTGGGTAACTATAATAGCATATAGCGTTACAACAAAACCTACCCGACAATCCAATGACAAATGGATCCGTCAGCGCTCCCACTGACAAAGTATTCTTCATGAATTGGATGCCACGCCAAAGCTTTAAAAGAGTTTGACAACTTTTGATAAGAAAtagttgtaaataaaaaatgtcgAAGAAAGCAATTGAGAATCTTTATgtgatattaacaaaaaatggGTATAATAATAGTATTTTGAAAACATATGCTTTAGTCCTAGCCAATGTACAGAAACACTGGATCTATACAGGCTCTGCTTCCACATGTATGAAGATATGATCATAACATAATTTAACAGCTTACATGTTACATCTTTCTTGTGCCCACGGAAGGATTCAAGCTCCTTCATAGTCCTTATATCATACAGCTGCAGATTACATCCATAGGTGTCATACAAATGCTTCCACAAAGGCACGGAAAAACTCTTGTTTTCCAAATCCATAAACCCAGAGAGAGTGAGCCTTACCTTAACTATTTGATCTTTCGAGGCTGTTAAAAGCCAATTGCCATTTTGGTTCCACTTCACACTTAGCACCATGTTTTTGTGACCATGACTGCAAAAGTGAGAATAGCCATTAAATTCGTCAAAGCTCAAAACCTGAAAATTTTAATAGGATATAGATTACGTTTTGTATCACTTACAGTGAGCAAAGCTCTCTTGCAGTTCTAGTATCCcatattttaacaagttgatcTTTTCCACCTGACAACACAAATTGAAACAATTAATAACCTATTGATAAGTCATCGAGAGAAGCTCTGAATTATACaactattttcatattattgtatAATTCTAAATCAGAAGATGTACCAGAAACTAGTAGGGATTTTGTGGGGTGCCAGTCGACGCACTTGACATCCCAGCCATGGCCTGCCTGAGTTCAAAATATAAAGAACCCTTTGGTCACTTCAATAATCTTCAGAATTCATacaaaagaaaacgaaaaaaacaaacattgaAAGGACGCctccatgattttttttttgtctcaagCACCAATTTGGAGCCTCCACAACCAAGTACGTTTTGCATGGAATGGCACCAAACCGAATCTCAATTACACCAGTTTCTATGTAGACTAAGGGTCAAATTCTAATAAGATACAGCTAAGACACATCTCGACTGGACTCTATAAAAGAAGGGAAATCGATTAAGAAGTTCTCTATCTGCCGCTAATTTGTTCAAATAACATTACCGGTTAATGAAATTTCTTCTTGGCACTTGGCAAAATCCCACACTTTAACAGTTGTATCATCAGAACACGAACAGAACTTCAAATCTGTTTTACAGAAACTGTTTGATACACGATGTTAAAGTTTGAAAGAGATTTATTTCATGCAAACTAACATATCGAGCTTCTTTACCTTATACCACGAACGGATTCCTTGTGAGCAGTTCTATTAGCCTTCACATTGTTCATATTGCTCTGCCAATACCTGATAACAAGAGACAATTGATCCTTATCATCACAGCAATAAACTAAATTCAACTCATAGAATTCTGAGAATCTAATTAAGAATGCACAGAGTAaggttgagagagagagagagaaaatactTTATTGTGCCTCCATCATCACCAGAAACCATCCAAATGTCATTGTGGCTCCACACCATCGACCTTATAGGTTGATCATGTGCCTGATATAGACAACAGATTTCAACAGTCAATACCATGAACAACAACTATAGAGGATACAAAACAAGAGTCCCCAAAAGATAAACATAAACAATCTGAAAAGTGAACCTGAAGAATCATCTCAAAATTGAAAGACTGCCCATTCCAAAGAGTAAACTCCCCACTTTGGGAGCCAGTGATAAGACGTCTTCCTGAAGGTGTCCACTACATACAAGAAACCCCAATCAGCAATGATCACGAATGTGTTAACAAGTCAAACAGAGTAGAATACAATTCAGGCAGCTGTTACAGGACTATACCACTACACAGTTGATTGAACAACGATTCTTGTTTAGAGACGAGTGAACAAACTTGGCAGCAAAGCTTGTAGAAGGATTATCTGAATAGGCAACTGGAGGAAGCATCTGAaacaatgataataacaataataaaaaattcaaaaatactgaAAACAGTGATCCAAAAGATCAAGAAACTACTGCATAATCaagaaaccaaataaaaaaggGAATCTAACATCAACAGCAGCAGCTGGGGTTGGTTGCAAAGAGGTCATATCCCTTGAGTCTCTCTGCCACGTTCGAGCCTGAATATATCTCACAACGGTGCTCGTGTAATCAACAGCTCTTCTCTGTGTATGCTTTCTCATTCGTTTTCCCCCAAAACCGTCAACATGTGCTGCAACATCGTAGAAGATGCCGTCAGATCTCATCGTCATCGCTAATTGAAAGCAAAATCAAAAAGTCTTTTGGAAAGTAGTGCTTACAGTCGAAGTGATTTGGAGCAGAGGAGTGGTGATAGTCGGGGTTAATGTTGGTGGAAGAGGCGGAGGGCTGACGCATCATCGGCGGGTGATGCATCGGTGgaagctgctgctgctgctgctgcatcGAATCTCCGTACATCGAAAGGTTAGGGTTCTCTTCTTCACTCGGCGAGTCAAACCCTGAAGAAAGTatcgattcggttcggttagAAATCGGTTTAATCTGGGTTATAGAAACCCGGTATTAACTAAAATTCAAAAACGTTTAAAACGGCACCGTATGGACAGTTGACTAGCGAATCCGGCAAGTGCCAATCACATTCCAGATTCCCGGCGAAAAAGAGCTGGCAAGATCTAGGGTCAATAAAGGAGTCTTATACACTTCCATACACGTATTATTCCCTTTAGTAATCATAATCAACGGTTCACAATCCATCTAACGGACGTGGAATCTCTAAGCGCGCTGGGGAGCGTCACACCAGATCATTCCCATCACTCACTACTCGCGGCCCTATTTTCTGGAGGCAATAAAAGGCCAAGAGAAGAGTCGCCTCATCAGCCACACAACAAAGACattccttcttctttcttcgcTCAGCTCCCTACAAGAAAGGGCGAAGAATCTCTCCCTCCTCCTTGACCTTCTCTTCTCCATCGATTCCCTTTGGTAAGTTTAGGTTCCTCTCAGATCTATATAGCTCGTCATTTCTCCTCGTTGTTCATCTGATTTTATCGATCTGTTTCACAGTTTTTATCGTATATCAAACAAAGGTGAAATGATTTAGCTTCCAATGTTAAGATCTGATGGTTTCCGATTGATTTGAATCTAGATCCGTCGTTGTGTAGATCTGTATTTCGTTTCCTTCGATATGCTTGTGTAGATCTCGAAATGATTCGTCTCTGTTGCTTATATTCGTATGGATCTGTTGCGCGGACCTCGTAAACGATAATTTTCTGCTTATGGATATGATCTTGATCTTGTTTTTGGATTGATAGGTTGTTAGATCTCAATTAGAGCTCATACGTGAAAGTCTTATATGCATAAACCATTGTTTGTTATATCTGTTGCGCAGACCTCATTAACGAGATTTTTCTGCTTATGGATATGATCTTGATCTTGTTTTTGGATTGATAGGTTGTTAGATCTCATTTAGAACTTATAGGTGAATGACTTATgtgtataattatatttgtagcTTGCTTACGTTATAATCAATGTCTTATAGCTCACAGAGAGGTTGTTGACTTTTGCAGAGGTCAAAAATGGTTGAACAGACTCAGCAACCGTCGATTTTCCAGAAGGCTGCTTCTGGCCAGCTCATGCGTTCTGGCGTTTCTCAGGACATCCATGGCTACGCATCTGGTTTCCAGAGGCGCGCGACGTACGGAAACTACTCCAACGCTGCGTTTCAGTACCCTCTCGCGGCTACTTCCAGGATTGTGGCGACTACTACTGCTTCTCCTGTGTTCGTGCAAGCTCCAAGTGAGAAAGGATTCTCTAGCTTCGCTATTGATTTCTTGATGGGTGGTGTTTCCGCTGCTGTGTCTAAGACCGCCGCTGCTCCAATTGAGCGTGTGAAGCTTTTGATTCAGAACCAGGATGAGATGCTTAAGGCTGGTAGGTTATCTGAGCCTTACAAGGGTATTGGTGACTGTTTCGGCAGGACTATTAAGGATGAAGGGTTTGGTTCTTTGTGGAGAGGAAACACTGCTAACGTTATCCGTTACTTCCCCACTCAGGTTTGGTTAAatttcacctttttttttaattactggATGATGTTTTGAGTTATTGATGTATTGTTTACTTTTCTAGGCATTGAACTTTGCATTCAAAGATTACTTCAAGAGGCTTTTCAACTTCAAGAAGGACAGGGATGGTTACTGGAAGTGGTTTGCTGGTAACTTGGGATCTGGAGGTGCTGCTGGTGCTTCTTCCCTTCTCTTTGTGTACTCTCTTGACTATGCACGTACCCGTCTCGCCAATGACTCCAAGGCAGCCAAGAAAGGAGGTGAAAGGCAGTTCAATGGTCTTGTTGATGTCTACAAGAAGACTCTCAAGTCTGATGGTATTGCTGGGCTTTACCGTGGATTCAACATCTCCTGTGTTGGTATCATTGT is a genomic window of Brassica napus cultivar Da-Ae chromosome A2, Da-Ae, whole genome shotgun sequence containing:
- the LOC106384237 gene encoding ADP,ATP carrier protein 2, mitochondrial-like; its protein translation is MVEQTQQPSIFQKAASGQLMRSGVSQDIHGYASGFQRRATYGNYSNAAFQYPLAATSRIVATTTASPVFVQAPSEKGFSSFAIDFLMGGVSAAVSKTAAAPIERVKLLIQNQDEMLKAGRLSEPYKGIGDCFGRTIKDEGFGSLWRGNTANVIRYFPTQALNFAFKDYFKRLFNFKKDRDGYWKWFAGNLGSGGAAGASSLLFVYSLDYARTRLANDSKAAKKGGERQFNGLVDVYKKTLKSDGIAGLYRGFNISCVGIIVYRGLYFGLYDSLKPLLPADLQDSFFASFALGWLITNGAGLASYPIDTVRRRMMMTSGEAVKYKSSMDAFQQILKKEGPKSLFKGAGANILRAIAGAGVLSGYDKLQLLLLGKKYGSGSG
- the LOC106384227 gene encoding flowering time control protein FY isoform X2; this translates as MYGDSMQQQQQQLPPMHHPPMMRQPSASSTNINPDYHHSSAPNHFDSHVDGFGGKRMRKHTQRRAVDYTSTVVRYIQARTWQRDSRDMTSLQPTPAAAVDMLPPVAYSDNPSTSFAAKFVHSSLNKNRCSINCVVWTPSGRRLITGSQSGEFTLWNGQSFNFEMILQAHDQPIRSMVWSHNDIWMVSGDDGGTIKYWQSNMNNVKANRTAHKESVRGISFCKTDLKFCSCSDDTTVKVWDFAKCQEEISLTGHGWDVKCVDWHPTKSLLVSGGKDQLVKIWDTRTARELCSLHGHKNMVLSVKWNQNGNWLLTASKDQIVKLYDIRTMKELESFRGHKKDVTSLAWHPIHEEYFVSGSADGSICHWIVGHENPQIEISNAHDNSVWDLAWHPIGYLLCSGSNDHTTKFWSRNRPADNPRDALTMQNQGYNEQGFNNRLPDSFQPSEASPTPGAFVPGLTRNEGTIPGIGIAMPFDASSQGEHNQPLPGGMAPPLPPGPHPSLIGNSQQQGYQQQHHHQGHHPQQIPPMPNMPHLQRPPASHMPLRPHHPRPMQMPPHMPPSSMPMTHQIPGPMGMQGGMNTQMSQGHYMGAPSGPFPGPPSSGGPPMYPQGRGFNRPQMMQGYNNPFQQPPPLPAGPPPNTNQQHQ
- the LOC106384227 gene encoding flowering time control protein FY isoform X1, which translates into the protein MYGDSMQQQQQQLPPMHHPPMMRQPSASSTNINPDYHHSSAPNHFDSHVDGFGGKRMRKHTQRRAVDYTSTVVRYIQARTWQRDSRDMTSLQPTPAAAVDMLPPVAYSDNPSTSFAAKFVHSSLNKNRCSINCVVWTPSGRRLITGSQSGEFTLWNGQSFNFEMILQAHDQPIRSMVWSHNDIWMVSGDDGGTIKYWQSNMNNVKANRTAHKESVRGISFCKTDLKFCSCSDDTTVKVWDFAKCQEEISLTGHGWDVKCVDWHPTKSLLVSGGKDQLVKIWDTRTARELCSLHGHKNMVLSVKWNQNGNWLLTASKDQIVKLYDIRTMKELESFRGHKKDVTSLAWHPIHEEYFVSGSADGSICHWIVGHENPQIEISNAHDNSVWDLAWHPIGYLLCSGSNDHTTKFWSRNRPADNPRDALTMQNQGYNEQGFNNRLPDSFQPSEASPTPGAFVPGLTRNEGTIPGIGIAMPFDASSQGEHNQPLPGGMAPPLPPGPHPSLIGNSQQQGYQQQHHHQGHHPQQIPPMPNMPHLQRPPASHMPLRPHHPRPMQMPPHMPPSSMPMTHQIPGPMGMQGGMNTQMSQGHYMGAPSGPFPGPPSSGGPPMYPQGRGFNRPQMMQGYNNPFQQQPPPLPAGPPPNTNQQHQ